One Solanum lycopersicum chromosome 4, SLM_r2.1 DNA window includes the following coding sequences:
- the LOC101260633 gene encoding uncharacterized protein, producing MAMGPERSKPLHNFSLPCGLKWGNQKFLRCVKEDSDEEMSRSELIGRRRETGVVERHRTKFRSVNGDSGEGIEAVREKLMIDLQTETDKMKDAILREGLDSPSPAPATMTMNVKVDVSDAAAVGDLSRPWSLRTRRAACNEPNGVLAGAGAGGSGGSKEMNCLPPLKTENNKSSRFRSEFSGGVIAGASCSGEKKQRVKYSVSLSRKEIEEDFTAMIGHRPPRRPKKRARLVQKNLDTLFPGLWLTEITADLYKVPEDQ from the exons ATGGCGATGGGACCTGAAAGATCGAAGCCtttacataatttttctttGCCATGTGGGTTGAAGTGGGGGAATCAGAAGTTTTTAAGGTGCGTTAAGGAGGATTCCGATGAAGAAATGTCAAGGTCGGAATTGATCGGACGGCGTAGGGAAACAGGGGTGGTGGAACGGCACCGGACGAAATTCAGATCGGTGAACGGAGATAGTGGTGAGGGAATTGAAGCTGTTAGAGAGAAACTGATGATTGATCTTCAAACGGAAACTGATAAGATGAAAGACGCGATTTTAAGGGAAGGATTAGATTCTCCGTCGCCGGCGCCGGCGACGATGACGATGAATGTGAAGGTAGATGTATCTGATGCAGCCGCCGTCGGCGACTTATCCAGACCATGGAGCTTGAGGACTCGGCGAGCGGCTTGTAACGAACCGAACGGTGTACTCGCCGGCGCCGGAGCTGGCGGAAGTGGTGGATCGAAGGAAATGAACTGTTTGCCACCATTAAAGACGGAGAATAACAAATCTTCAAGATTTCGAAGTGAATTTTCCGGTGGAGTAATCGCCGGAGCTTCTTGTAGCGGCGAGAAGAAACAGAGGGTGAAATATTCCGTTTCCCTGTCGCGAAAAGAGATCGAAGAAGATTTCACGGCGATGATCGGACATAGACCCCCTCGTAGACCCAAAAAACGAGCTAGATTGgttcaaaaaaatttggac ACGCTATTTCCGGGGTTATGGTTAACGGAAATTACAGCTGACTTATACAAAGTGCCTGAAGATCAGTAG
- the LOC101243697 gene encoding uncharacterized protein: MPKKISPVFQKVTNLLNMSIFLAKMRKPLKKVKKFSILKHYSYGYIQEYQFSPSNTSLIHFYNRKKSFRKQRSYRDICSVFFISRCLGMAKCEGDEKKRRYPVLELERLGSMEEFADFHGDDGDDNDDDDSVDERAEKFIERFYQEIKLQRQESFLEKFNAMVEN; encoded by the coding sequence atgcCCAAAAAAATTTCCCCTGTTTTTCAGAAAGTTACAAATCTACTAAACATGTCAATTTTCTTAGCAAAAATGAGAAAACCTCtgaaaaaagtgaagaaatttaGTATTCTGAAGCATTATAGTTATGGGTATATTCAAGAATACCAGTTTTCTCCTTCGAATACATCATTGATTCATttctataatagaaaaaaatcattcaGAAAACAGAGGAGTTACAGAGATATATGCTCTGTTTTCTTTATTTCGAGATGTTTGGGAATGGCGAAATGCGAAGGAGATGAGAAAAAGAGAAGGTACCCAGTGTTGGAGTTGGAGAGATTAGGTTCCATGGAAGAATTTGCAGATTTTCATGGCGATGATGGCGACGACAACGATGATGATGATTCGGTTGATGAGAGAGCTGAGAAGTTTATTGAAAGGTTTTATCAAGAAATTAAATTGCAAAGACAAGAATCATTTTTGGAGAAGTTTAATGCAATGGTTGAGAATTGA
- the LOC101251373 gene encoding chaperone protein dnaJ 15 — protein sequence MAGSKMEGSSAPAVRRDPYEVLSVARDSSDQEIKSAYRKLALKYHPDKNANNPEASELFKEVAYSYGVLSDPEKRRQYDMAGFEAIDAEGTDMEIDLSNLGTVNTMFAALFSKLGVPIKTTVSANVLEEALNGTVTIRPLPIGTSLSGKVEKQSAHFFGVTISNEQAEAGLVVRVTSAAQSKFKLLYFEQDANGGYGLALQEDSEKTGKVTSAGMYFLHFQVYRMDSTVNALAMAKDPEAAFFKKLDGLQPCEVSELKAGTHIFAVYGDNFFKPATYIIEALCAKSYEDTTVKLKEIEAQILRKRNELRQFEIEYRKALAHFQEVTNRYSQEKLSVDEMLKQRDSIHSSFTVSRSIANLSGSGSGHFSNGSSSKVPGEDYKTDSPGEDGSSDSKDKSSKKRWFNLNLKGSDKKN from the exons ATGGCTGGTTCGAAAATGGAGGGGTCATCAGCTCCAGCTGTAAGGAGAGACCCATATGAGGTATTGTCTGTAGCAAGGGATTCATCTGATCAAGAGATTAAAAGTGCTTATAGAAAGCTCGCACTCAA GTATCATCCCGACAAGAATGCTAACAATCCTGAAGCTTCAGAACTCTTCAAAGAGGTTGCATATTCCTATGGTGTTCTATCTGATCCTGAAAAAAGGAGGCAATATGATATGGCAGGTTTTGAG GCTATTGATGCTGAAGGAACCGATATGGAAATTGATTTGTCTAATCTTGGAACTGTCAACACAATGTTTGCAGCATTGTTCAG CAAGTTGGGTGTTCCCATCAAAACGACTGTGTCTGCTAATGTTCTTGAAGAAGCTTTGAATGGAACTGTCACAATCCGCCCTCTTCCAATCGGGACGTCTCTTAGTGGAAAG GTTGAAAAGCAAAGTGCCCATTTTTTCGGTGTAACGATTAGCAATGAACAAGCGGAGGCAGGGCTTGTAGTTAGAGTTACTTCAGCAGCTCAAAGCAAGTTTAAG CTACTGTATTTTGAACAAGATGCAAATGGAGGTTATGGCCTGGCTTTGCAG GAAGATAGTGAAAAAACAGGTAAAGTAACGTCAGCAGGAATGTATTTCCTGCATTTTCAGGTGTACAGAATGGATTCAACTGTAAATGCG TTAGCAATGGCTAAGGACCCTGAAGCTGCTTTCTTTAAGAAACTGGATGGCCTTCAACCTTGTGAGGTCTCAGAACTAAAAGCTGGCACTCACATATTCGCTGTTTATG GAGATAATTTCTTTAAGCCAGCTACTTATATTATTGAGGCTCTTTGTGCCAAGTCATATGAGGATACTACTGTTAAGCTCAAGGAAATCGAGGCTCAGATTTTGAGGAAGAGAAATGAGCTTCGGCAGTTTGAAATCGAATATAGAAAG GCATTGGCACACTTCCAGGAAGTAACCAACAGATACAGCCAAGAGAAGCTGTCT GTCGATGAGATGCTGAAACAAAGAGACAGTATACACTCTTCATTCACAGTTTCAAGGTCAATTGCTAATCTAAGCGGCAGTGGAAGCGGGCATTTCAGTAATGGAAGTAGCAGTAAAGTCCCTGGCGAAGATTATAAAACCGATAGTCCAGGGGAAGATGGAAGCTCAGACTCCAAAGACAAGTCATCAAAGAAAAGATGGTTCAACCTTAACCTTAAAGGATCAGATAAAAAGAACTGA
- the LOC101257950 gene encoding uncharacterized protein, producing MTMGPERSKPLHNFTLPYGLKWGNQRHLRCAKVESNGEISSVHRRSNGSESIGRRMEMEIEMVNRRGSNDRFTRKFRSPGKEDDGDGIGAVREKLMFDLLTEADKMKETIFKEGMDEQPKKFPSPSPAPATTMTGAASDAAADLSRPWNLRTRRAACKEPNGFVAGAGAVAGGNGGGSKGGLKIDTNRTNAPSAGAASVGEKKQKVKFSVPLSRREIDEDFMAMAGHRPPRRPKKRPRLVQKNLDMIFPGLWLTEITADMYKVPDDQ from the exons ATGACTATGGGACCAGAAAGATCGAAACCTCTGCACAATTTTACCTTACCTTATGGGTTGAAGTGGGGGAACCAGAGGCATTTGAGGTGTGCGAAGGTGGAATCTAATGGAGAAATCTCTTCTGTTCATCGGAGGTCAAATGGGTCTGAGTCGATCGGACGTAGGATGGAGATGGAGATTGAAATGGTGAACCGACGTGGATCAAACGATCGTTTTACCCGGAAATTCAGGTCGCCGGGAAAAGAGGATGATGGTGACGGAATCGGAGCTGTTAGAGAGAAACTGATGTTTGATCTCTTAACAGAAGCTGATAAGATGAAAGAAACAATCTTCAAAGAAGGTATGGATGAACAACCCAAGAAGTTTCCGTCGCCGTCGCCGGCACCGGCGACAACTATGACTGGAGCTGCATCTGACGCTGCTGCTGATTTATCTCGTCCATGGAACTTAAGGACTCGCCGAGCTGCTTGTAAGGAGCCTAATGGATTCGTCGCCGGCGCCGGTGCTGTTGCCGGTGGAAATGGTGGTGGATCGAAAGGTGGGTTAAAGATTGATACTAACAGAACAAATGCTCCATCTGCCGGAGCTGCTTCAGTCGGCGAGAAGAAACAAAAGGTCAAGTTTTCCGTTCCTCTTTCCCGACGAGAAATCGATGAAGATTTCATGGCCATGGCCGGACATCGACCCCCTCGTCGTCCCAAGAAACGACCCAGATTGGTTCAAAAGAATTTAGAT ATGATATTTCCAGGTTTATGGTTGACAGAAATAACAGCTGATATGTACAAAGTGCCTGATGATCAATAG